A region of the Deltaproteobacteria bacterium genome:
GCCTGGGTGGGCGCGAGCGCGGGCTCGGCCGCGGTGAAGCGCGCTGCGGCCGTGACCGTGAAGACGAGCGCGAGCGCGAGAAGCGCGTTTCGGTTCATCGGCGTCCTCCTCCGTTCTGTGTCTGCGCGGCGGAAAGCCGCTCGCGGACCTCCGCGTCGGTGAGCCCCGAGACCTCGACGGTCTTTCGCGGCGACGACTGCCCCGCGACCACGCGCGCGGAGCCGCTCGGAAGCGATAGCGCTTCGTCGAGCAGCGCCTCGACCGCGGCGTTGGCCTTGCCGCGCTCGGGCGGCGCGGCGACGCGCAGCTTCAGCGTGTCGCCGAGCCAGCCCGCCAGGCAGCTCCGCGACGAGCCGGGAACGACCTTCACGGCGAGCCGCGTCTTCAGTCGGTCTTGCCCTCGGCCCAGGA
Encoded here:
- a CDS encoding DUF167 domain-containing protein → MKTRLAVKVVPGSSRSCLAGWLGDTLKLRVAAPPERGKANAAVEALLDEALSLPSGSARVVAGQSSPRKTVEVSGLTDAEVRERLSAAQTQNGGGRR